A portion of the Cervus elaphus chromosome X, mCerEla1.1, whole genome shotgun sequence genome contains these proteins:
- the LOC122690716 gene encoding melanoma-associated antigen B2-like produces the protein MPRGQKSKNRAREKRRQARAETQGLHDQATTSGGEETTPSSPPDSESTPSSSSAAGTPKGPQGAQGTTSAAAGAIRKRSGVSGKAHSRSGAGGKARSRSGVDAEGQVQEGENSSQASAAESARTDLLTRKAEMLVQYMLFKYKVRELIKRSEMLKAVNKRYREQFPEILSRASERMELVFGLVLKEVRPNSHSYTLVSNVDFGDSESMRGDWGLPKNGLLMPLLGVIYLSGRRASEEEVWKFLNMLGIYDGKRHFIFGDPRKLITEDLVQEEYLEYRQVPGSDPPRYEFLWGPRALMETSKTKVLEFLTKVKDSVPDALLPHYEEAWREEVESTGARAAASIGLSASARHGTCASASAGPSALARPGTSATARAGTSASARADMSASASAGPSPLASAGPSAAAGAGTSASASAHSRATSSHSSCP, from the coding sequence ATGCCTCGTGGGCAGAAGAGTAAGAACCGTGCTCGTGAGAAACGTCGCCAGGCCCGGGCTGAGACCCAGGGTCTTCATGATCAGGCCACCACATCTGGGGGAGAAGAGAccaccccctcctctcctcctgatTCAGAGAGCACTCCCTCAAGCTCATCTGCTGCTGGCACCCCCAAGGGGCCTCAGGGAGCCCAAGGCACCACCAGTGCTGCTGCAGGTGCTATACGCAAAAGATCTGGTGTCAGTGGCAAAGCACACTCAAGATCTGGTGCAGGTGGTAAAGCACGCTCAAGATCTGGTGTAGATGCTGAGGGCCAAGTTCAGGAAGGTGAAAATTCCTCCCAGGCCTCAGCTGCTGAGAGTGCTCGCACAGATCTTCTGACGAGGAAAGCAGAGATGTTGGTGCAGTACATGCTGTTTAAGTATAAAGTGAGGGAGCTCATTAAGAGGTCTGAAATGCTGAAGGCAGTCAATAAAAGGTACAGGGAGCAATTCCCTGAGATCCTCAGCAGGGCCTCTGAGCGCATGGAGCTGGTGTTTGGCCTGGTGCTGAAGGAAGTCAGGCCCAACAGTCACTCCTATACCCTGGTGAGCAACGTAGATTTCGGCGACAGTGAGTCTATGAGAGGTGATTGGGGGCTGCCGAAGAATGGTCTTCTGATGCCTCTGCTGGGTGTCATCTACCTCAGTGGCCGCCGCGCCTCTGAGGAGGAGGTCTGGAAGTTCCTGAATATGCTGGGCATCTATGATGGAAAAAGGCACTTCATCTTTGGAGACCCCCGGAAGCTCATCACAGAAGATCTGGTGCAGGAAGAGTACCTGGAGTACCGCCAGGTGCCCGGCAGCGATCCCCctcgctatgagttcctgtggggtccgAGAGCGCTCATGGAAACCAGCAAGACGAAAGTCCTGGAGTTTTTGACCAAGGTCAAGGATTCAGTCCCCGATGCCTTACTGCCGCATTATGAGGAGGCTTGGAGAGAGGAAGTAGAGAGCACTGGAGCCAGAGCTGCAGCCAGTATTGGCCTTTCTGCCTCAGCCAGACATGGCACTTGTGCCTCAGCCAGTGCTGGCCCTTCTGCCTTGGCCAGACCTGGCACTTCTGCTACAGCCAGGGCTGGCACTTCGGCCTCGGCCAGGGCTGACATGTCTGCCTCTGCCAGTGCTGGCCCTTCTCCCTTGGCCAGTGCTGGCCCTTCTGCCGCAGCCGGGGCTGGCACTTCTGCCTCAGCCAGTGCCCACTCCAGGGCCACATCCAGCCACTCATCTTGCCCCTAG